From Blattabacterium cuenoti, a single genomic window includes:
- a CDS encoding DNA translocase FtsK 4TM domain-containing protein produces MIFVLFLLGNSLFLFLSFFSFLFHWKNDQSQLERLFDKEIIAENLLGKIGATFSHYFIYCGIGVSAFSIPIFLFLTGLKMIFLNQKLLNNFYKSTIYKLLFFSVWLPIFFYVFVPDQGIFSGIWGFEIGNYLIHLFGKVGLYMLIFTSLIFYLIIIFNMNDTTIKNGIKKKIQKINKKIDTRLQLYNFLNPLNPKIVNHIDMNSSFKKKKNSIHSIFCKKKEDFLSIDSNNSKIDLESNKKKIIQILNYYHIEICDIKASIGPTITLYEIYPKIGTRISKIHNLKNEIALNLSAISIRIIAPIPGKGSIGIEIPNDKRHIVYMKDILFSEESHKKSQKMELPISLGKTIFNDIFIVDLSKMPHLLIAGSTGQGKSVGLNVMIIFLLYKKKPKDIKFVLIDPKKVELSIYKKISKSYFATLPNSIEPIITDIHEVKNILNSLCKEMDQRYTILEKYKVRNIKEYNNVKCNKDHLPYIILIIDEFADLNINNKQIEIYITRLAQLARAVGIHLIIATQRPSVDVITGLIKSNFTARIAFRVSSKIDSRTILDSIGAEQLIGKGDMLFSHENELIRLQCPFIELSDIKKVVDFYGKNNKNEYFFLPEPDIINENK; encoded by the coding sequence ATCATTTTTGTACTTTTTTTATTAGGAAATAGTCTTTTTTTGTTTTTAAGTTTTTTTTCTTTTCTTTTTCATTGGAAAAATGATCAAAGTCAACTGGAAAGGCTTTTCGATAAAGAAATCATAGCAGAAAATTTACTTGGAAAAATAGGAGCGACTTTCTCTCACTATTTTATTTACTGTGGAATAGGAGTTAGTGCTTTTTCTATTCCTATATTTCTATTTTTAACCGGATTAAAAATGATTTTTTTGAATCAAAAATTACTAAACAATTTTTACAAATCTACAATATATAAATTGTTATTTTTCAGCGTATGGCTTCCTATTTTTTTTTATGTTTTTGTTCCTGATCAAGGAATATTCAGTGGAATTTGGGGTTTTGAAATAGGAAACTATTTGATTCATCTATTTGGAAAAGTAGGATTATATATGCTTATTTTTACGAGTCTTATTTTTTACTTGATTATCATTTTTAATATGAATGATACAACCATAAAAAATGGAATAAAAAAAAAAATACAAAAGATTAACAAAAAAATAGATACAAGATTACAATTGTATAATTTTTTAAATCCTTTAAACCCTAAAATTGTCAATCATATAGATATGAATTCTTCTTTCAAGAAAAAAAAAAACAGTATTCATTCTATTTTTTGTAAAAAAAAGGAAGATTTTTTATCCATTGATTCGAATAATTCGAAAATCGATTTGGAATCAAATAAAAAAAAAATAATTCAAATACTAAACTATTATCATATAGAAATATGTGATATAAAAGCGAGTATAGGCCCTACTATAACTTTATATGAAATTTATCCTAAAATAGGAACACGTATTTCTAAAATTCATAATTTAAAAAATGAAATTGCTTTAAATTTATCCGCTATATCCATAAGGATTATAGCTCCTATACCTGGAAAAGGATCCATCGGAATCGAAATACCCAATGATAAACGTCATATCGTTTATATGAAAGACATTTTATTTTCAGAAGAAAGTCACAAAAAAAGTCAAAAAATGGAACTTCCCATTTCATTAGGAAAAACAATATTTAATGATATTTTTATTGTAGATTTGTCAAAAATGCCCCATTTACTTATAGCAGGATCAACAGGACAAGGAAAATCCGTGGGATTAAATGTTATGATTATTTTTCTATTATATAAAAAAAAACCAAAAGATATCAAATTTGTTTTAATCGACCCCAAAAAAGTAGAATTATCAATATACAAAAAGATTTCCAAATCTTATTTTGCTACACTTCCTAATTCCATAGAACCCATTATTACAGATATACACGAAGTAAAAAATATATTAAATTCTTTATGTAAAGAAATGGATCAAAGATATACTATTTTAGAAAAATATAAGGTTAGAAATATTAAAGAATATAATAACGTAAAATGCAATAAAGATCATTTACCTTATATTATATTAATTATTGATGAATTTGCCGATTTAAATATTAATAATAAACAAATCGAAATATATATAACCCGGTTAGCACAACTTGCTCGTGCTGTCGGTATTCATTTAATTATAGCAACACAACGTCCATCTGTAGATGTTATTACTGGATTAATAAAATCTAATTTTACTGCAAGAATTGCATTTAGAGTAAGTTCGAAAATAGATTCTAGAACTATATTAGATAGCATAGGTGCTGAACAATTAATAGGAAAAGGAGATATGCTATTTTCTCATGAAAATGAATTAATACGATTACAATGTCCATTTATAGAATTATCAGATATTAAAAAAGTTGTTGATTTTTATGGAAAAAATAATAAAAATGAATATTTTTTTTTACCAGAACCGGATATAATAAATGAAAATAAATAA
- a CDS encoding LptF/LptG family permease, protein MIIKKLDLYMIRLFIVPFLIIYFTIFTIFMIQFFWSQIDELTGKNISIFIILKFILYFGISIIPLVTPIAILLTSIIIFGDFSENQELIAIKSSGISLFRVMIPILGITFFLSIGLYLFSDFVIPKAKIKAKKLGYQISFTYPDLKLKEGIFVNIRPNFFIKIDRKSINSNYLHNIFIFFYGKNSLVNTIFSKKGVLIPNKENGSIQLKLMNGVLYSENFNESKKKQNSYQIIEFDTLIQNFKIDSESQIKNLDDYNFYQTLNTKNIIKKINFLKKKNYKEISKHENKIYLAKLQLELQKKFTFPVTCIIMFFTGSTLGAIIRKGGIGYPTMIALIIFIIYYTLLTITQNKVEKTEICPWIGAWIPNFIFFPISIWMTYKTVMDDFYIL, encoded by the coding sequence ATGATCATCAAAAAACTTGATTTATATATGATTCGTTTATTTATCGTTCCTTTTTTAATTATTTATTTCACAATATTTACCATTTTCATGATACAGTTTTTTTGGAGTCAGATAGATGAACTAACAGGAAAAAACATTAGTATTTTCATTATACTAAAATTTATATTATATTTTGGGATATCTATTATCCCATTAGTAACTCCCATTGCTATATTATTAACTTCTATCATCATATTTGGTGATTTTTCAGAAAATCAAGAATTAATCGCTATTAAATCTTCTGGAATATCTCTTTTTCGTGTTATGATTCCTATTTTAGGAATAACCTTTTTTTTATCCATTGGATTGTATTTATTTTCAGATTTTGTTATTCCAAAAGCAAAAATAAAAGCTAAAAAATTAGGATATCAAATATCGTTCACTTATCCAGATTTAAAATTAAAGGAAGGAATTTTCGTAAACATACGACCAAACTTTTTTATAAAAATAGATAGAAAATCAATCAACAGTAATTACTTACATAATATATTTATTTTTTTTTATGGAAAAAATTCACTTGTTAATACTATTTTTTCTAAAAAAGGAGTTTTAATACCCAACAAGGAAAATGGATCTATTCAATTGAAATTAATGAATGGAGTTTTATATAGTGAAAATTTTAATGAATCCAAAAAAAAACAAAATTCTTATCAAATTATAGAATTTGATACTTTAATTCAAAATTTTAAAATAGATTCAGAATCCCAAATCAAAAACTTGGATGACTATAATTTTTATCAAACCCTAAATACAAAAAATATTATTAAAAAAATTAACTTCTTAAAGAAAAAAAATTATAAAGAAATCAGTAAACACGAAAATAAAATATACTTAGCAAAATTGCAATTAGAATTACAAAAAAAATTTACATTTCCAGTAACATGTATTATAATGTTTTTTACTGGATCAACATTGGGTGCTATTATTAGAAAAGGAGGAATAGGTTATCCTACTATGATCGCACTGATTATATTCATCATTTATTATACTTTACTAACCATCACTCAAAATAAAGTAGAAAAAACTGAAATATGTCCCTGGATAGGAGCCTGGATCCCCAATTTTATTTTTTTTCCAATCAGTATATGGATGACTTATAAAACGGTAATGGATGATTTTTATATATTATAA
- the ribB gene encoding 3,4-dihydroxy-2-butanone-4-phosphate synthase has protein sequence MVLDSNQNLNGIEEAIQDIKNGKIIIVVDDKNRENEGDFIVAAEKITPKIVNFLITHGKGLVCVSLTEEKCDQLKLQMMVKNSTDPRKTAFTVSVDLRGHGISTGISVSDRAKTILALVHEVKSEAFNKPGHIFPLRAKKGGILERPGHTEAAMDITKMAGCIPGGVLVEILNKNGSMARLPQLIQIAKKFHMKIISIEDLIKYKMKHKK, from the coding sequence ATGGTTTTGGATTCAAATCAAAATTTGAATGGGATTGAAGAGGCCATACAGGATATCAAAAATGGAAAAATTATTATTGTGGTTGATGATAAAAATCGTGAAAATGAAGGAGATTTTATAGTAGCTGCTGAAAAAATAACTCCTAAAATTGTCAATTTTCTCATTACTCATGGGAAAGGATTGGTTTGTGTTTCCTTAACAGAAGAAAAATGTGATCAACTAAAACTTCAAATGATGGTAAAAAATAGCACAGATCCTAGAAAAACGGCTTTCACAGTATCTGTAGATTTACGAGGACATGGCATTAGTACTGGTATTTCTGTTTCAGATAGAGCTAAAACTATCCTTGCTTTAGTTCATGAAGTCAAATCAGAAGCATTCAATAAACCAGGACATATATTCCCTTTACGTGCAAAAAAGGGAGGTATCTTAGAAAGACCTGGACATACAGAAGCAGCTATGGATATAACTAAAATGGCAGGATGCATTCCTGGAGGCGTTTTGGTGGAAATACTGAATAAAAATGGATCTATGGCACGTTTACCACAATTGATTCAAATAGCCAAAAAATTTCATATGAAAATTATATCCATAGAGGATCTTATTAAATATAAAATGAAACATAAAAAATAG
- the trxA gene encoding thioredoxin, with amino-acid sequence MLQEINDDNFEKLISESEKPILVDFWAPWCAPCRALSVLLEEILEEYHPKVSVVKLNVDNNPKTSYKYGIRSIPTMIFFKNGEKKDIHIGILSKEDIIKKLETLMIS; translated from the coding sequence ATGTTACAAGAAATAAACGATGACAATTTTGAAAAGTTGATTTCTGAATCAGAAAAACCAATTTTGGTAGATTTTTGGGCTCCATGGTGTGCTCCATGTAGAGCTTTGTCTGTGTTATTAGAAGAAATTTTGGAAGAATATCACCCCAAAGTATCAGTTGTTAAGTTGAATGTAGATAATAACCCCAAAACTTCTTATAAATATGGGATACGTAGTATTCCTACAATGATTTTTTTTAAAAATGGAGAAAAAAAAGATATTCATATTGGAATTCTTTCTAAAGAAGATATAATAAAAAAATTAGAGACTTTAATGATTTCATAA
- a CDS encoding M20 family metallo-hydrolase: MSIVDLQVLKKEAVQLLIQIVNTPSISEQENKVSFIIEDYLHQYGFHVKRKFNNIWTENNNYLKKKDIKTILLNSHHDTVKPGKNWMTDPFTAVKEKNKLIGLGTNDAGASVVSLISTFIYLSHLSEFPYRLLLSITAEEEISGPLGVKSILPELGPIDLGIVGEPTQMQVSIAEKGLIVLDCIAEGKTGHSARNTGVNAIYIATRDIEYLRNFYFDRKSDLLGFSTLNVTQIKGGIQHNVIPDICSFVIDIRTNELYKNEELIDMIQKKIHSKMKPRSSHLNSSFINPMHPIVLKAKLIGRNTYGSPTLSDQSVMPFSTIKMGVGDSIRSHTPNEYVLISEIMEGIDIYISLLKDFHF; this comes from the coding sequence ATGTCTATAGTCGATTTACAAGTTTTAAAAAAAGAAGCTGTACAACTTCTGATACAGATTGTCAATACGCCATCTATATCTGAACAAGAAAATAAAGTTTCTTTTATTATAGAGGATTATTTACATCAATATGGATTTCATGTCAAAAGAAAATTTAACAATATATGGACTGAAAATAATAATTACCTTAAAAAAAAAGATATAAAAACCATATTATTAAATTCTCATCATGATACGGTAAAACCAGGAAAAAATTGGATGACAGATCCTTTTACTGCTGTCAAAGAAAAAAATAAACTAATTGGATTAGGGACCAATGATGCTGGAGCTTCTGTCGTTTCATTGATATCTACTTTTATATATTTAAGTCATTTATCGGAATTTCCTTATAGATTATTGCTGTCTATTACGGCAGAAGAAGAAATATCTGGACCTTTAGGTGTAAAATCCATTTTACCTGAATTGGGGCCTATAGACTTAGGGATTGTGGGAGAACCAACACAAATGCAAGTATCTATTGCTGAAAAAGGATTAATAGTATTAGATTGTATAGCTGAAGGTAAAACAGGGCATTCTGCAAGAAATACTGGAGTCAATGCTATTTATATAGCGACAAGGGACATAGAATATTTGAGAAACTTTTATTTTGATCGAAAATCAGATTTACTAGGTTTTTCTACTTTAAATGTAACTCAAATAAAAGGAGGAATACAACATAATGTTATACCTGATATTTGTTCTTTTGTCATAGATATCAGAACTAATGAATTATATAAAAATGAAGAATTGATTGATATGATACAAAAAAAAATTCATTCTAAAATGAAACCGCGTTCTTCACATTTAAATTCATCTTTTATAAATCCAATGCATCCTATTGTTTTAAAAGCTAAATTGATTGGAAGAAATACTTATGGATCTCCTACTCTTTCCGATCAAAGTGTAATGCCTTTTTCTACTATTAAAATGGGAGTAGGAGATAGTATACGTTCTCATACACCGAATGAATACGTTTTGATTTCAGAAATAATGGAAGGAATCGATATTTATATCTCTTTATTGAAAGATTTTCACTTTTAA
- the argB gene encoding acetylglutamate kinase, which produces MKIHIVKIGGHLINDRKSLHDSLEAFCKLKGYKVLIHGGGRKADFISKKMGIFPKMIQGRRITDKETLDIVIMTYAGIINKNIVATLQSYHCNALGLCGADGNCIQSYLRKIKNIDYGYVGDINLESVNTYLIKFLLKNNIIPVLCSITHNGIGNLLNTNADTIASYIAISLAKEKDCEVELHFCFEKKGVLRKMQDSESYLKKIDFHLFKIMKKNHTITNGMIPKLDNAFFALKNGVSQVSIGLPNHLNDVNDVNKTILCL; this is translated from the coding sequence ATGAAAATCCATATAGTCAAAATTGGAGGTCATTTAATTAATGATCGTAAGTCTCTTCATGATTCTTTGGAAGCTTTTTGTAAACTAAAAGGATATAAAGTATTGATTCATGGAGGAGGAAGAAAAGCAGATTTTATTTCGAAAAAAATGGGCATTTTTCCAAAAATGATACAAGGTAGAAGAATCACAGATAAAGAAACTTTGGATATAGTTATTATGACTTATGCAGGAATAATTAATAAAAATATTGTAGCGACATTACAATCTTATCATTGTAATGCTTTAGGTTTGTGTGGAGCAGATGGAAATTGCATTCAATCATATTTACGTAAAATAAAAAATATTGATTATGGATATGTGGGAGATATTAATCTAGAGAGTGTTAATACATATTTAATAAAATTTTTGTTAAAAAATAATATCATTCCTGTATTATGTTCTATTACACATAATGGGATAGGAAATCTCCTAAATACAAATGCCGATACGATAGCTTCTTATATAGCTATATCCTTAGCTAAGGAAAAAGATTGTGAAGTAGAGTTACATTTTTGTTTTGAAAAAAAAGGGGTTTTACGAAAAATGCAGGATTCGGAATCTTATTTAAAAAAAATAGATTTTCATTTATTTAAAATCATGAAAAAAAATCATACCATAACAAATGGTATGATTCCTAAATTGGATAATGCTTTTTTTGCATTAAAAAATGGAGTGTCTCAGGTGAGTATAGGACTACCTAATCATTTAAATGATGTTAATGATGTTAATAAGACTATATTATGTCTATAG
- a CDS encoding N-acetylornithine carbamoyltransferase, giving the protein MKKFFSVEDVINVHDIIKEALLLKNNPYDFQNIGKNKTIGLVFFNPSLRTRISCQKAAFNLGCNTWVLDVHKDSWTIEMNDGTVMNMTQEHLKEAISVMSLYCDILAVRTFPNLSDKNFDYQEIIFNKILDYAKVPVVNMESATLHPLQSLADVMTIAEYTSFFKKRSKVVLSWAPHVKSLPHSVANSFSQWMSKIEQVDFTITCPEGYNLHKRFSNGVYTTHNQNEAFINADFIYAKNWSSYLDYGKILSKSSDWMITENKMKLTNKAKFMHCLPIRRNVIVEDSVLDSQYSIVLQQAKNRIFASQIIFLKMLQSLS; this is encoded by the coding sequence ATGAAAAAATTTTTTAGCGTAGAAGATGTTATCAATGTACATGATATCATTAAAGAAGCTTTACTTTTGAAAAATAATCCATATGATTTTCAAAATATTGGAAAAAATAAAACAATTGGATTAGTTTTTTTTAATCCTAGTTTACGTACAAGAATTAGTTGTCAAAAAGCAGCTTTCAACTTAGGATGTAACACTTGGGTATTAGATGTTCATAAGGATTCTTGGACAATTGAAATGAATGATGGAACTGTGATGAATATGACACAAGAACATCTTAAAGAGGCTATTTCTGTCATGAGTCTGTATTGTGATATTCTTGCAGTCAGAACTTTTCCGAATCTTTCAGATAAAAATTTTGATTATCAAGAAATCATTTTTAATAAAATATTAGATTATGCCAAAGTTCCAGTAGTTAATATGGAAAGTGCAACTTTACATCCTTTACAATCTTTAGCGGATGTTATGACTATTGCAGAATATACATCTTTTTTTAAAAAGAGATCTAAAGTAGTATTAAGCTGGGCTCCTCATGTCAAATCGTTGCCTCATTCCGTCGCAAATTCTTTTTCTCAATGGATGTCAAAAATAGAACAGGTCGATTTTACAATTACGTGTCCAGAAGGATACAATTTACATAAAAGATTTTCTAATGGAGTCTATACAACACATAATCAAAATGAAGCATTTATAAATGCAGACTTTATTTATGCCAAAAATTGGAGTAGTTATTTAGATTATGGAAAAATACTCTCTAAAAGTTCTGATTGGATGATTACTGAAAATAAAATGAAACTAACCAATAAAGCTAAATTTATGCACTGTTTGCCTATAAGGAGAAATGTGATAGTGGAAGATTCAGTTTTAGACAGTCAATATTCCATCGTATTACAACAAGCAAAAAATAGAATTTTTGCTTCACAAATAATTTTTTTAAAAATGTTACAATCATTGTCATGA
- the carB gene encoding carbamoyl-phosphate synthase (glutamine-hydrolyzing) large subunit, translating to MKIDKVLILGSGALKIGEAGEFDYSGTQALKALKEEGVYTILINPNIATVQTSKEIADKVYFLPLTLFFIKRVIDKERPQGILLSFGGQTALNCGIQLFQEGIIDKYKIQVLGTSIESIIHSEDRNLFRNRLTHINIKTAKSFVVHSMDDAISYSLEIGFPVIIRSAYTLGGLGSGFAKNVNDLKKIVSKAFSYSSQVVVEEYLEGWKEIEYEIVRDQYDNCISVCNMENFDPIGIHTGESIVVAPSQTLTNSEYYSLRKLAIYIARDFHIIGECNVQFALDPNSEDYRVIEVNARLSRSSALASKATGYPLAFVAAKLALGFGLHELKNSVTKNTSAFFEPALDYVVCKIPRWDLKKFYGVSNRIGSSMKSVGEVMAIGGSFEESLQKGIRMLDIGMQGFINIFKKKLKSIRLLKEYLKKPTDQRIFFLEEALEAGISIQEIHSLTKIDLWFLSQLDNIFQTKKKIDCFDNFIDLPEELLRKAKKEGFSDIQIASIFFKKNVNHNISNLEQEIREYRKVKNIIPYVRQIDTLASEYPAYTNYLYLTYHAIQHDIIYEKDKKSVITLGSGVYRIGSSVEFDWCCVNALNTIHKESYRSIMINYNPETVSTDFDVCDRLYFEEITLERVLDIIELEKPKGTIVSMGGQIPNNLVLKLYEKKVKILGTSPVSIDEVENRYKFSNAMDHLKIKQPRWKELSDFDSIYQFIKEVDFPILVRPSYVLSGADMNVISNQEELQHYLREKVSISSEYPLIITEFIKNAKEIELDAVSQNGEILYYAISEHVEFAGVHSGDATLVYPPHNLYLSTLKKIICISEKISKYFNISGPFNIQFLSKNNEIKVIECNLRASRSFPFVSKVSHFNMIELATQVILGKKKNKIEPNFFIINFCGVKASQFSFSRLQDADPILGVDMASTGEVGCIGNTFDEALLKSMISVGYTVPKKNVLISGGPIESKLDLLEEMKLLHKKGYILFATEGTNSFLSHNGIPSIKVYWPNVKKYSNVLDLIKNRKLDLIINIPKNLSKSELNNDYAIRRYAVDFNIPLLTNARLAKAFIQAFCNLSVDQLLIKAWDEY from the coding sequence TAGGAGAAGCTGGTGAATTTGATTATTCTGGAACACAAGCATTAAAAGCCCTTAAAGAAGAGGGTGTTTATACTATATTGATTAATCCAAATATTGCCACAGTTCAAACTTCCAAAGAAATTGCTGATAAAGTTTATTTTCTTCCTTTGACTTTATTTTTTATTAAACGTGTAATAGATAAAGAAAGACCACAAGGAATTTTATTGTCTTTTGGAGGACAAACTGCATTGAATTGTGGAATTCAACTTTTTCAAGAAGGTATTATAGATAAATATAAAATTCAAGTTTTAGGGACTTCTATCGAATCTATTATTCATAGTGAAGATCGAAACTTATTTCGAAATAGGTTAACTCATATTAACATAAAAACGGCAAAAAGTTTTGTCGTCCATTCTATGGATGATGCAATTTCCTATTCTTTAGAAATAGGATTTCCTGTTATCATTCGATCAGCTTATACCCTAGGAGGATTAGGAAGTGGTTTTGCTAAAAATGTTAATGATTTAAAAAAGATAGTAAGCAAAGCTTTTTCTTACTCTTCTCAAGTTGTTGTAGAAGAATATTTAGAAGGATGGAAAGAAATTGAATATGAAATAGTTAGAGATCAATATGATAATTGTATTTCTGTATGCAACATGGAAAACTTTGATCCCATAGGCATTCATACAGGAGAAAGTATTGTTGTTGCACCGTCTCAAACCTTAACAAATTCTGAATATTATAGTTTAAGAAAATTAGCAATTTATATCGCTCGAGATTTTCATATAATAGGAGAATGTAATGTTCAATTTGCATTGGATCCTAATTCAGAGGATTATCGTGTGATTGAAGTGAATGCACGTCTTTCTCGTTCTAGTGCTCTTGCCTCCAAAGCAACAGGTTATCCTTTAGCTTTTGTTGCGGCTAAATTAGCTTTAGGATTTGGATTACACGAATTAAAAAATTCTGTTACTAAAAATACTTCTGCTTTTTTTGAACCTGCATTGGATTATGTCGTATGTAAAATCCCTAGATGGGATCTAAAAAAATTTTATGGTGTTTCTAATAGAATTGGAAGTAGTATGAAAAGTGTAGGAGAAGTCATGGCTATTGGAGGTTCTTTTGAAGAATCCTTACAAAAAGGAATTCGTATGTTAGATATAGGGATGCAAGGATTTATTAATATTTTTAAAAAAAAATTAAAATCTATTCGATTGTTGAAAGAATATCTAAAAAAACCTACAGATCAAAGAATTTTCTTTTTAGAAGAGGCTTTAGAAGCAGGTATTTCCATACAAGAAATACATTCTTTGACCAAGATTGATCTTTGGTTTTTATCACAACTTGATAATATTTTTCAAACAAAAAAAAAGATAGATTGTTTTGATAATTTTATAGATCTTCCGGAAGAATTATTACGAAAAGCTAAAAAAGAAGGTTTTTCTGATATACAAATAGCTAGTATTTTTTTTAAAAAAAATGTGAATCACAATATTTCTAATTTAGAACAAGAAATCAGAGAATATAGAAAAGTAAAAAATATAATTCCATATGTAAGACAAATTGATACTTTAGCTTCTGAATATCCAGCATATACAAATTATTTATATTTAACATATCATGCTATTCAACATGATATTATTTATGAAAAAGATAAAAAATCTGTTATTACATTAGGATCTGGGGTTTATAGAATTGGAAGTAGTGTAGAATTTGATTGGTGTTGTGTTAATGCATTAAATACTATTCATAAAGAATCTTATAGATCCATAATGATCAATTATAATCCGGAAACTGTAAGTACTGATTTTGATGTATGTGATAGATTATATTTTGAAGAGATTACTTTAGAACGTGTGTTAGATATTATTGAATTAGAAAAACCAAAAGGAACAATTGTATCCATGGGAGGACAAATTCCTAATAATTTAGTTTTAAAACTTTATGAAAAAAAGGTTAAAATTTTAGGGACTTCTCCTGTTTCCATAGATGAAGTGGAAAATAGATATAAATTTTCTAATGCAATGGATCATTTAAAAATTAAACAACCTAGATGGAAAGAATTATCCGATTTTGATTCTATTTATCAATTTATCAAAGAAGTAGATTTTCCTATATTGGTTAGACCTTCTTACGTTCTTTCTGGAGCAGATATGAATGTTATTTCGAATCAAGAGGAACTACAGCATTATCTTCGTGAAAAAGTATCTATATCTTCTGAATATCCATTAATTATCACAGAATTTATTAAAAATGCTAAAGAAATTGAATTAGATGCTGTTTCTCAAAATGGAGAAATTTTATATTATGCTATATCAGAACACGTAGAATTTGCAGGCGTACATTCAGGAGACGCGACCTTGGTATATCCACCACATAATCTATATTTATCTACATTAAAAAAAATCATTTGTATATCTGAAAAAATATCCAAATACTTTAATATATCTGGTCCTTTCAATATTCAATTTTTATCTAAAAACAATGAAATCAAAGTGATTGAATGTAATTTGAGAGCTTCCAGAAGTTTTCCTTTTGTATCAAAAGTATCTCATTTTAATATGATAGAATTAGCTACTCAAGTTATTCTTGGAAAGAAAAAAAATAAAATAGAACCTAATTTTTTTATTATCAATTTTTGTGGAGTCAAAGCTTCTCAATTTTCTTTTTCCCGTTTACAAGATGCAGATCCTATTTTAGGTGTAGATATGGCTTCTACAGGAGAAGTCGGATGTATAGGAAATACTTTTGATGAAGCCCTTTTAAAATCTATGATTTCTGTAGGCTATACCGTTCCAAAAAAAAATGTATTAATATCTGGAGGACCGATTGAATCAAAATTAGATCTTTTAGAAGAGATGAAACTTTTGCATAAAAAAGGATATATATTGTTTGCGACAGAAGGTACTAACAGTTTTTTATCCCATAATGGAATTCCTTCAATAAAAGTTTATTGGCCTAATGTCAAAAAATATTCAAATGTTCTTGATTTAATAAAAAATAGAAAATTGGATCTAATTATTAATATTCCAAAAAATTTAAGTAAATCAGAATTGAATAATGATTATGCTATTAGACGTTATGCCGTAGATTTTAACATTCCTTTACTAACCAATGCCCGTTTAGCAAAAGCTTTTATACAAGCATTTTGTAATTTATCTGTAGATCAATTATTGATAAAAGCTTGGGATGAATATTGA